The genomic region TTAGGTTCGATATTTAATCTTACAATGTTGGTTTTTGGAGGCAGTGAATATGCTAGTTATTATTAGGCTTGTTGACGGATCTAAGGAGTGGAGAATAGAAGTACCGGAAGGCTCTAGTGTGAGAGATGTTCTCGCCAGTATTGGTTTGATTAGTAATGAATATGTTGTCGTGAGGAATGGTGTTGTGATTTCTGAGGATGAAGAGGTTAGGGATGGAGATATACTTATTCTTTACCCAGTTGTTTCTGGAGGTTAATAAAAT from Staphylothermus marinus F1 harbors:
- a CDS encoding MoaD/ThiS family protein — its product is MLVIIRLVDGSKEWRIEVPEGSSVRDVLASIGLISNEYVVVRNGVVISEDEEVRDGDILILYPVVSGG